A DNA window from Ignavibacteriales bacterium contains the following coding sequences:
- the waaF gene encoding lipopolysaccharide heptosyltransferase II — protein sequence MLTPQKILIIRLSSLGDVILTSPVVRCLRKTFPSAQIDFLIKSEYADLYRFNPNISSLIELKSADPDELKSLKQKITRTRYDIIIDLHNSLRSRYIRFLSMSRYTRVINKKILKRLLLVKFGVNLFGDNESVVDRYFKTVEKFGVINDIQGLEIFIPDEVREITKTLAEQLNLSRYQNIFGFVPSAKHFTKRWLPERFVELGIRLSRDYKSKILIFGGKDEQEYCDDISQMIDSRSGANVSDNLAGKLNLLETAATLDYCNLIITNDSGLMHLATARKKKVVAIFGSTVKHLGFAPSGTESSVVEAVSVKCRPCSHIGRSECPKKHFNCMKKITVEMMISEVHKLMSV from the coding sequence ATGCTTACTCCTCAAAAAATTTTAATTATTCGTTTAAGCTCTTTAGGCGATGTAATTCTAACTTCACCTGTGGTGCGCTGTTTGCGTAAAACATTTCCATCCGCACAAATAGATTTCCTGATCAAATCGGAATACGCAGATCTCTATCGTTTCAATCCAAATATTTCATCGCTTATCGAACTAAAATCAGCGGATCCGGATGAGTTGAAATCATTGAAGCAAAAAATCACGCGAACACGCTACGATATAATCATCGATCTGCATAACAGTTTACGAAGCAGATACATCAGATTTTTATCGATGTCTCGGTACACGCGTGTCATCAATAAAAAGATATTGAAGCGATTATTATTGGTAAAATTCGGCGTAAATTTATTCGGAGATAACGAAAGTGTTGTTGATCGTTATTTTAAGACGGTAGAAAAATTTGGAGTAATTAATGATATCCAGGGATTGGAAATATTTATTCCCGATGAAGTTCGCGAAATAACAAAGACATTAGCCGAGCAGTTAAACTTATCGCGTTATCAAAATATTTTCGGATTTGTACCGTCGGCGAAACATTTTACGAAGCGATGGTTGCCCGAGAGATTTGTTGAATTAGGTATAAGATTAAGCCGTGATTACAAATCTAAAATATTAATTTTTGGTGGAAAAGATGAACAAGAATATTGCGACGACATATCGCAAATGATAGACAGCAGATCGGGCGCGAATGTTTCTGACAATCTTGCAGGGAAACTAAATCTTCTTGAAACTGCGGCAACTTTAGATTATTGCAATCTTATAATAACTAACGACTCCGGTTTAATGCACTTAGCCACCGCACGCAAGAAAAAAGTTGTGGCAATATTTGGCTCAACAGTAAAGCATCTTGGATTCGCTCCGTCAGGAACTGAGAGTTCTGTAGTGGAAGCGGTGAGCGTTAAGTGCAGACCGTGTTCCCACATCGGAAGATCTGAATGCCCAAAAAAACATTTTAATTGCATGAAAAAGATTACCGTGGAGATGATGATATCAGAAGTTCATAAGTTGATGTCGGTATGA